The Halomonas sp. KG2 genome segment GACGTAGCTACGCGTTGAGTTATCAGACAGCAACACGTAGTTACGATCTGAATCCTGCGTTAGCTTATGCTGCGGTAGAGCGGCGTACACGATATCGCCACCATGTGGGTCAATACGTACGTCGAGAACGTCGGTAGTGACAGCAATAAAGTCTCGGCTAGACGAGTTACTTTCTGCTTCTCCAGGCATGCCTTCACTAATGGCATTTTGGGGAGCCGACGAACTAGGAACCGATAAATCATCACTGCCAACATTATTGGCGGATGAGCCGTTGCTGTTTTGGGTGATTTCAGGCGTCGAATCGACGCTTATCTGCCCATAATCCTGATTCCACTGTACAACCAATAGGTAGGCAAGTACTGCCAGTGGAATCAGTAATAAAAGTCGTTTTACGTCCATGAGGGTTCTGCCCGATGGGTGGTGAACATGCTAATGGCGCAGTGTCATTTACTCGACCCATGACACACGAAAGCCTGCCAGGCGGCAGGCCGAGGTCGAGCGGCGAGGTGTGTCGTCAAGCGTCACGTGTTACGCCATTAGGCGGGAGTGATGCAGACACCGCCTGTGCGTCACGCTGAAGTCGTTTCCACATGCCATTTAGCTGGCGATTCAGCGTCTCGTTATCAATATCTTGAACACCACGCTTTGCCAGTATCACGATATCCACAGAGGGTAAGTGATCTTGGCGGAGGCGAACAGATTCTCTCACGAGTCGCTTAAAGCGGTTGCGATCAACAGCGAGCTTCACATTTTTTTTGCTGACCACCAGTCCAATGCGGGGATGTCCCCGGGTACTCAAACGCGCTAGCGCCATCATA includes the following:
- the rnpA gene encoding ribonuclease P protein component; amino-acid sequence: MPHQGFPRCLRLLNAGDFSHVFEQADLKVHGKGMMALARLSTRGHPRIGLVVSKKNVKLAVDRNRFKRLVRESVRLRQDHLPSVDIVILAKRGVQDIDNETLNRQLNGMWKRLQRDAQAVSASLPPNGVTRDA